In the genome of Cyprinus carpio isolate SPL01 unplaced genomic scaffold, ASM1834038v1 S000006643, whole genome shotgun sequence, one region contains:
- the LOC109100029 gene encoding LOW QUALITY PROTEIN: interferon-induced very large GTPase 1-like (The sequence of the model RefSeq protein was modified relative to this genomic sequence to represent the inferred CDS: deleted 1 base in 1 codon) produces the protein MREIGQIYESCSSVKENKKDLQFDFSSLPSLAAEMMISVFPLELMDGDAAHVPLVWISAVINELIHKLGDQRVFVLSVLGLQSSGKSTMLNAMFGLQFAVSAGRCTRGAFMQLVKVSDEMKTQMNIDYILVIDTEGLRFLELAGGSTRHHDNELATFVVGLGNLTLVNIFGENPSEMQDILQIVVQAFMRMKEVRLTPSCVFVHQNVSDITAGEKNMEGRRRLQEKLDKMTRLAAEDEVCDAERFSDVIAFDVQKDVMYFAQLWEGSPPMAPPNPSYCENVHNLKKTILSHASNSNGMMLTDIKSHIINLWEALLKERFVFSFKNALEIAAYRKLETEYSKWTWSLRKAMLEIENKLQNQIENGAINDEVKETHLQDKLNVKSAEVKKSMTEFFEKDTNASILIQWKKSFEIKVSHIQENIVRETQRKLNEVLQQRVLKKKIDAQRTQNENALIEKAKNLALTLKDKANDDKILKREFDSFWNCCVSEITKDAPQVQDIDILKDMKEVLSDNENFSDLKTKSKKCNILKVSSYSEYIQLNKVKKLLKLFGYSKEYDAQINKLITDIVEQVNKMIMSYNIAKMGYNKTYIQELTGFIRAKLVEHEEKETTKYTFKKHFFSDLVFAIFNKEQMTFVKQHNIFREGNDPVHYFARKREEYYRIFQKYCRGQPQLPL, from the exons TCGGTCAGATCTATGAATCATGTTCATCTGTGAAGGAGAACAAGAAAGATCTGCAGTTTGATTTCTCTTCTCTCCCGAGTCTCGCAGCAGAGATGATGATCTCTGTATTtccactggagctgatggatgGAGATGCGGCTCATGTTCCTCTGGTGTGGATCTCTGCTGTTATAAATGAACTCATCCACAAACTGGGAGACCAGAGAGTCTTTGTGCTGTCAGTCTTAGGGCTTCAGAGCTCTGGGAAATCCACCATGCTGAACGCCATG TTTGGACTCCAGTTTGCGGTCAGTGCTGGCAGGTGCACCAGAGGAGCCTTCATGCAGCTGGTCAAAGTGTCAGACGAGATGAAAACACAGATGAACATTGACTATATTTTGGTCATTGATACTGAAGGTCTTCGTTTTCTAGAACTGGCAGGAGGTTCAACCAGACATCATGACAATGAATTGGCCACATTTGTTGTTGGTCTTGGAAATCTGACATTAGTCAACATCTTTGGAGAAAACCCATCTGAGATGCAGGACATTCTCCAGATTGTGGTTCAGGCCTTCATGAGGATGAAGGAGGTCAGACTGACtcccagctgtgtgtttgtgcatcagaaCGTTTCAGACATCACAGCTGGAGAGAAAAACATGGAGGGAAGGAGACGACTGCAGGAGAAACTAGATAAGATGACAAGACTCGCTGCTGAAGATGAAGTCTGTGATGCAGAACGATTTAGTGATGTCATTGCATTCGATGTACAGAAAGATGTGATGTATTTTGCTCAGCTCTGGGAAGGCAGCCCACCAATGGCACCACCAAACCCTTcatattgtgaaaatgttcacAACCTTAAGAAAACTATTCTTTCTCATGCCTCAAACTCAAATGGCATGATGCTGACAGACATAAAAAGTCACATTATAAATCTCTGGGAGGCTTTGCTGAAGGAACGCTTTGTGTTCAGCTTCAAAAATGCCCTGGAGATCGCCGCTTATAGGAAACTGGAGACAGAATACAGTAAGTGGACCTGGAGTCTTAGAAAGGCCATGCTAGAAATTGAAAACAAACTACAGAACCAAATAGAAAATGGAGCAATCAATGATGAGGTTAAGGAAACACATcttcaagataaactaaatgtaaaaagtgCAGAAGTGAAAAAATCTATGACAGAATTCTTTGAGAAAGACACCAATGCCAGTATACTGATTCAGTggaaaaaatcttttgaaataaaagtcTCACACATACAGGAAAACATTGTTAGGGAAACACAGAGGAAACTGAATGAGGTGCTTCAGCAGAGAGTACTGAAGAAAAAGATTGATGCTCAGAGGACACAAAATGAAAACGCTCTCATTGAGAAGGCCAAAAATCTTGCCTTAACTCTCAAAGACAAAGCAAATGATGATAAAATCCTGAAAAGAGAGTTTGATTCATTTTGGAATTGTTGTGTAAGTGAGATTACCAAAGACGCACCTCAAGTCCAAgacattgacattttaaaagacatgaaGGAGGTCCTTAGTGACAATGAAAATTTTTCAGACCTCAAGACAAAAAGCAAAAAgtgcaatattttaaaagtgTCAAGCTATTCAGAGTACATACAgcttaataaagttaaaaaactattaaaattgtttgGTTATTCTAAAGAGTATGATGCCCAAATCAACAAACTAATTACAGACATTGTTGAGcaagtaaataaaatgatcatgtcaTACAACATTGCAAAGATGGGCTACAATAAAACTTACATTCAAGAACTCACTGGTTTCATCAGAGCAAAGTTAGTAGAACACGAGGAAAAAGAAACTACGAAATATACGTTCAAGAAACACTTCTTTAGTGATTTGGTATTTGCCATATTCAATAAAGAACAAATGACTTTCGTGAAACAACACAACATTTTCAGGGAAGGCAATGATCCTGTTCACTATTTTGCAAGAAAGAGAGAAGAATATTACAGAATTTTCCAGAAATACTGTCGGGGGCAACCTCAGCTACCATTATAG